A single region of the Neisseria zoodegmatis genome encodes:
- a CDS encoding type II toxin-antitoxin system Phd/YefM family antitoxin, protein MDVMSYTAFRAELAGTLDKVVENHKPVLITRQNGKPAVVMSLEDFHAYEETAYLTASPKNAERLNRAVEQIRQNQAIRHELIES, encoded by the coding sequence ATGGATGTAATGAGCTATACCGCTTTTCGTGCCGAGCTTGCGGGAACCTTAGACAAGGTTGTAGAAAACCACAAACCCGTTTTGATTACCCGACAAAACGGCAAGCCCGCCGTAGTCATGAGCTTGGAAGATTTTCATGCGTATGAAGAAACGGCTTATTTGACAGCAAGTCCTAAAAATGCCGAACGGTTAAACCGTGCTGTTGAACAAATCCGTCAAAACCAAGCAATCCGCCATGAATTGATTGAATCATGA
- a CDS encoding Txe/YoeB family addiction module toxin, protein MILAWADTAWEDYLYWQAVDKKNLKRINLLIKDIQRNPFTGVGNPEPLKHNWQGFWSRRIDLEHRLVYQIRDEMLFIAQCRYHYS, encoded by the coding sequence ATGATCTTGGCTTGGGCAGATACTGCTTGGGAAGATTATCTCTATTGGCAAGCGGTAGATAAAAAGAATTTGAAGCGCATCAATTTGTTAATCAAAGATATTCAGCGTAATCCGTTTACAGGCGTGGGCAATCCTGAGCCGTTAAAACATAACTGGCAGGGTTTTTGGTCTCGGCGTATTGATCTAGAACATCGGTTGGTTTATCAGATACGCGATGAAATGTTGTTTATTGCTCAATGCCGCTACCATTATTCGTAA